The Colletes latitarsis isolate SP2378_abdomen chromosome 1, iyColLati1, whole genome shotgun sequence genomic interval TTGGACTCTCTAAATGCTGCTTCAGTTAATTATCTAATTAACAGGTTGGTTGGCAACAtgttaattgctacatattctccaaTTCTTGATTTATACTCCACTGTTCTGTTTGATCCAAGAGCGGAGGTTAGCCACGTTCGAGTAAACACCTGGGTATTTGGGTTGGGCACATCCGTAACCCCATGACACAATACCGTAGAGGGTTCCTTTGAGTGTCAAAGGACCACCGGAGTCTCCTTGGCAAGAGTCTTTTCCACCGGCGGTGTAACCGGCGCAGATCATTCTGCTAGTGATGGTGTTCCTGCTTCCGTAAGCGGTCTGACATTGTTTTCTGTCCACGATGGGAACCGACACTTTCATCAATTGGGATGAAACACCTCCACCCTCCTACAACGTTTGCAACTGTTATTTTCGTTTCATTGCTTTGAAATCTTCTCATTTTTTTTCTCATTTAGACGATAAACTCTATATCGATATCCATGAACGCCACCAAAATAAAACAGAATGTTAAACAGCTTCCTTTCGTTCAAAAAATTTCCTCGCGTAGAAAATTTACTCGAAACGCATCGACGTAAATCGTAGTTGGCGCTGTAAGCGCGAaattgtcataaaactgtttgatGTTGCACGCGCTTCAGACTTTTCGAACGGTATATTTTTACTTCTGTCGCGTCTAGAACATAAAATAATTGAGCAATTTACCCTGAGTGCTCCCCAACCAGTTACGTCAACCACGCTTCCGGAAGAAGGTTCCATCGTAGCCAACTTTACTGCtttcacattgttgttgaatTTGATTTCGCCATCGATCTGCAATAGAGTTTCCATTGCATTACGCCTGTGTTGCTATAGCAAGGAATTAATCCTCGCAGCACTAATACGGTCCGAACGAAATCAACTGGCCACTTAAGTATATCGAGTGGCTACCATCCGTATCATACCGCTATACCTCGAATAACCGCGATGCGTAATCCGGAAACTGGCTCTCAAGAGTCAGTCGATTTTATCGCTAAATTGACAGattcatttttcaaaatttatcgTTTAAGACAATCATAATAATACTAAATGGTCCGAatgatattttttcatgtatttcaaTCGTCTGTTTGTGAAAAAGATAATAGCTACAATTAATGTATGTGTACCAAAATGGTTCGACTAGTATACTATCGAATTTCACGTATGTACCTCCAAAAGCG includes:
- the LOC143340926 gene encoding trypsin-1-like, whose product is MYCALVLCTLLVGCLANEMPDTLDTQGAQHLLLDTRIVGGSPVDINQHPYQLSLQTSGHICGGSIISSKWAVTAGHCVGMPAERYSIRVGNSNKDQGTRYAIKRIIRHPQYNSRTVDFDVALLEIDGEIKFNNNVKAVKLATMEPSSGSVVDVTGWGALREGGGVSSQLMKVSVPIVDRKQCQTAYGSRNTITSRMICAGYTAGGKDSCQGDSGGPLTLKGTLYGIVSWGYGCAQPKYPGVYSNVANLRSWIKQNSGV